The proteins below come from a single Natranaerofaba carboxydovora genomic window:
- a CDS encoding response regulator transcription factor: MIEDNYNYRILIIEDEKGLVKVLKAYLEKEGYEVFYSHDGEEGLKLFYEKNPDLIVLDLMLPSMSGENIAKKLRQTDNTPIIMLTAKGEEEEKLEGLGIGADDYVVKPASPREITARVKTILRRSEKDQGRVQKDIIETKNLTINTLSHRVYLKLDKADEKDESSLEFEELSLTPTEYEILKQLALYPKRVFSREDLADIVFGYFWEGDPRTVDTHIKNLRKKIEPDPKKPTFIKTVFGAGYQFQE; this comes from the coding sequence ATGATTGAAGATAATTATAACTACCGCATTCTCATTATAGAAGATGAAAAAGGACTTGTTAAGGTCTTAAAAGCATATTTAGAAAAAGAAGGATATGAGGTGTTTTACTCTCACGACGGAGAAGAAGGCTTAAAACTTTTTTATGAAAAAAATCCAGATCTTATAGTCTTAGATTTAATGCTTCCTTCAATGTCAGGGGAAAATATAGCTAAAAAATTAAGACAAACTGATAACACCCCGATAATAATGCTAACTGCCAAAGGAGAAGAAGAAGAAAAATTAGAAGGCCTTGGAATAGGTGCTGATGACTATGTAGTTAAACCTGCAAGCCCAAGAGAGATAACAGCCAGGGTAAAAACCATCCTTAGAAGATCAGAAAAAGATCAGGGCAGGGTGCAAAAAGATATAATCGAGACAAAAAACCTTACCATTAACACCTTGTCTCACAGGGTATATCTAAAACTAGATAAAGCAGACGAAAAAGATGAATCAAGTCTAGAGTTTGAAGAACTATCCCTTACCCCAACAGAATACGAGATTCTAAAACAGCTAGCTCTCTATCCAAAAAGGGTATTCTCTAGAGAAGACCTTGCCGATATAGTCTTTGGCTACTTCTGGGAAGGTGACCCAAGAACTGTAGATACCCATATAAAAAACCTCAGAAAAAAAATCGAACCCGACCCAAAAAAACCAACTTTTATTAAAACGGTATTTGGGGCAGGGTATCAGTTTCAAGAATAG